In a genomic window of Patagioenas fasciata isolate bPatFas1 chromosome 37, bPatFas1.hap1, whole genome shotgun sequence:
- the LOC139826227 gene encoding dynein axonemal heavy chain 9-like: MMELLERVESSYIPAFKTMLMDVEAALTEAQDVHLHLTPLKRRLEDVERVEFSEVKPFLLPLLHVVCLIWVTSKHYNMPVRIVVLLQEICNLLIEQALVYLSPEDLLKGDMEESLGKVRMVLGILNMFKEAFEERREKLHMYYEPGQEVREWDFSSTMVFARLDTFLKRLEMVEDLLATSLDLMKLEKIEFSGIKGKTLGQQVLDMYEEFQEAYKVFSERTYDCLDLTNTDFEQDAFGFQQKVEDMDRRLGTIFIQAFDDASNLDHAFELLDMFGSLLERPAVAADAAGKYSVLISMFSRALDHARLIYSRHIQAELKLGSPLCTRTCRRWLERCAGRRSCERESRCRLITSGTSHISAWTLLKEEGW; the protein is encoded by the exons atgatggagctgctggagagagttgagagcagctacatcccagccttcaaaaccatgctaatggatgttgaggcag ctttgactgaagctcaggacgttcacctgcacctgacacccctcaagcgccgcttggaagacgtagagagggttgagttcagcgaggtgaagcctttcctgctccccctgctccacgtggtgtgtttgatctgggtcacctccaagcactacaacatgcccgtgcggatagtggtgctgctccaggagatctgcaaccttctcattgagcag gccctggtgtacctgtctccagaagaccttctgaaaggggacatggaggagagcctgggcaaggtgcgaatggtgctcggtatcctgaacatgttcaaagaggcatttgaggagagaagggaaaaactgcacatgtattatgaaccaggccaagaagtgagggagtgggacttcagctccacgatggtgtttgcgaggctggacaccttcctgaagagactggagatggtggag gatctcctggcaacttccttggacttgatgaagctggagaaaattgaattcagtgggattaaagggaagaccctgggccagcaggtcctggacatgtatgaggaattccaggaggcatacaaggtgttttcagagcgaacctatgactgtcttgacctgaccaacacg gactttgagcaggatgcctttggtttccagcagaaagtagaagacatggaccgtcggctgggcaccattttcatccaggcttttgatgacgcctccaacttggaccacgccttcgag ctgctggacatgttcgggagccttttggagcgaccggcagtcgctgcagatgctgctggcaaatactccgtcctcatcagcatgttcagcagggccctggaccacgccaggctgatctactcccggcacatccaggcagagctgaagctcg gatcccccctgtgcacaagaacatgccgccggtggctggagcgctgcgctgggcgcaggagctgcgagcgcgaatccaggtgccgtttgatcacttcaggcacatcccacatct ctgcttggactctgctgaaggaagaagggtggtag